One region of Gossypium raimondii isolate GPD5lz chromosome 6, ASM2569854v1, whole genome shotgun sequence genomic DNA includes:
- the LOC105772908 gene encoding 60S ribosomal protein L31: MVEKTRGRKEEVVTREYTINLHKRLHGCTFKKKAPKAIKEIRKFAEKAMGTKDVRVDVKLNKHIWSRGIRSVPRRIRVRIARKRNDDEDAKEELYSLVTVAEIPAEGLKGLGTKPIDDDDE, from the exons ATGGTTGAGAAAACAAGAGGAAGAAAGGAAGAGGTGGTGACCAGGGAGTACACCATCAACCTTCACAAGCGCCTCCATGGCTG CACATTCAAGAAGAAGGCTCCCAAGGCTATAAAGGAGATTAGGAAGTTTGCAGAAAAAGCAATGGGGACAAAGGATGTGAGAGTTGATGTCAAGCTGAACAAACACATCTGGAGCCGAGGGATCCGAAGTGTTCCTAGAAGGATTAGGGTCCGCATTGCTCGAAAGAgaaatgatgatgaagatgCGAAGGAAGAGCTCTACTCTCTAGTAACCGTTGCTGAAATCCCAGCTGAAGGACTGAAGGGTTTGGGCACTAAGCCCatcgatgatgatgatgagtaA